In Desulfomonile tiedjei DSM 6799, a genomic segment contains:
- a CDS encoding cytidylyltransferase domain-containing protein, with protein MPANIFDYQFAFKAEGAGKHFLQEGFPRSYQLSTRLHGMKRNPRIVGILQARTGSTRLPAKVLAAICGKPMVSIILDRLSDSKTLDTLVLATTLLETDDELARLAEVLRIPYYRGSENDVLDRYYEAAVFFRADVVVRLTGDNPFVDGRFVDEAVHCFLDSQPQPDYVTSEEGGFPLGLSAEVFSFSSLERAWREDKNPAWREHVTPFIYSHPDLFSVKRMISEEDLAYMRWTVDTPEDLEFARSVFNHLGNPRFSYRDAVQLLKQKPELLEINRHVEQKTL; from the coding sequence ATGCCGGCCAATATCTTTGATTACCAATTTGCTTTCAAAGCAGAAGGGGCTGGGAAACACTTCTTACAAGAAGGGTTTCCCAGATCTTATCAGCTTTCCACTCGTTTGCATGGCATGAAGCGCAATCCCAGAATCGTCGGTATTCTCCAGGCGCGTACAGGATCGACGCGTCTCCCGGCAAAGGTTCTGGCTGCGATTTGCGGCAAACCTATGGTTTCCATCATTCTCGACAGACTGTCTGACTCGAAGACGCTCGATACTCTGGTCTTGGCAACAACTCTGCTCGAAACTGACGATGAACTGGCGCGATTGGCAGAGGTCCTTCGTATTCCTTATTACAGAGGATCGGAAAACGATGTGCTCGATCGTTATTATGAAGCTGCTGTCTTCTTCCGTGCAGACGTCGTTGTCAGGCTAACCGGGGATAATCCCTTTGTAGACGGAAGATTCGTTGACGAAGCAGTACATTGTTTTCTCGATTCTCAGCCACAGCCGGACTATGTGACGTCAGAAGAAGGAGGATTTCCGCTTGGGCTTTCTGCGGAGGTCTTTTCCTTTTCGTCATTGGAACGGGCATGGCGAGAGGACAAAAACCCTGCATGGCGAGAGCACGTGACGCCATTCATCTACTCTCATCCTGATCTGTTTTCCGTAAAACGCATGATATCCGAAGAAGACCTCGCATACATGCGCTGGACTGTCGATACTCCCGAAGACCTGGAATTCGCCCGGAGCGTATTCAATCATCTCGGAAATCCGCGGTTCTCGTACAGGGATGCAGTGCAGTTGCTGAAACAGAAGCCGGAGTTGCTGGAAATCAACCGACACGTTGAGCAGAAGACTCTCTGA
- a CDS encoding SDR family NAD(P)-dependent oxidoreductase, which translates to MTELKGRIALVTGGSRGLGREIALHLACAGADVAFTFLEDAASAEATKNELQKIGRRTEAFQANAADFSRAHEIVEEIAEKLGGLDILICNAGIARAAGIWRMTEQDWDEPVNVCLKGAFNYIRAACTVFVKQKRGKIVCIGSINGLRGRIGTASYNAAKAGLTGLVKTAAAELGQFNVNVNLVAPGYIETPSQTNTPELIRDLVLKECSIKRLGTPEDIAPVVSFLCSDAARHVTGQIIKVDAGQYL; encoded by the coding sequence ATGACAGAGCTCAAGGGACGAATAGCGCTGGTGACCGGAGGATCTCGCGGGCTCGGCAGGGAAATCGCTCTGCATTTGGCCTGTGCAGGGGCTGATGTTGCATTCACCTTCCTGGAGGATGCTGCTTCAGCCGAAGCTACCAAGAATGAACTCCAGAAAATCGGCAGGAGAACCGAAGCGTTCCAGGCGAATGCCGCGGATTTCTCAAGAGCCCACGAAATAGTGGAAGAAATTGCCGAAAAGCTAGGCGGCCTGGACATTCTTATATGCAATGCGGGTATCGCCCGAGCTGCGGGTATATGGCGCATGACTGAACAGGATTGGGACGAACCGGTCAACGTGTGCCTGAAAGGCGCTTTCAACTACATACGGGCTGCATGCACCGTTTTCGTAAAACAGAAGCGCGGCAAAATTGTCTGCATCGGCTCCATTAACGGTCTCCGCGGGCGCATTGGCACTGCAAGTTACAATGCGGCAAAGGCCGGTCTCACGGGCCTGGTGAAAACTGCGGCAGCGGAATTGGGCCAATTTAACGTAAATGTGAACCTCGTTGCCCCTGGTTACATAGAGACTCCTTCACAGACGAACACGCCCGAGCTGATTCGCGATCTGGTCCTCAAAGAGTGCAGCATCAAACGGCTCGGAACCCCTGAAGACATTGCACCGGTAGTGAGCTTCCTCTGCAGCGATGCAGCACGGCACGTCACCGGACAGATAATCAAGGTCGATGCCGGCCAATATCTTTGA
- a CDS encoding Gfo/Idh/MocA family protein, whose protein sequence is MNEDHSPAIRHAKILVAGSGSIGRRHMRNLHGLGAERLFAVDPDPERLVPVKEELGVIDFSDYSDALEKVRPDVVFVCSPPVYHVQQTREALQAGAHVFVEKPLSHDFKHVDDLILEAKNSHHIVQVGYNLRFHPGFRETARLLSEGHIGRVLYASAHVAQYLPDWRPWQDYRLSYTARKELGGGIILDASHEIDYIIDLLKKPVAVACMAGTVGDLQVDVEDCATILLRFSSGAQADIHMDFLQRDYARSCRLVGEKGTIIWDYGAAQVRLFRSDSEQWQTIEVSCDPNDMYVEEVRDFLACILQGRNPLVGLEQAALVLKTALAAKSAAEKGIMEKLQ, encoded by the coding sequence ATGAACGAAGACCACAGCCCTGCAATTCGGCATGCAAAGATCCTGGTAGCAGGATCGGGCTCCATCGGCCGCAGACATATGCGAAATCTGCACGGACTCGGTGCGGAACGACTGTTTGCAGTAGATCCCGATCCTGAACGACTTGTTCCCGTGAAAGAGGAATTGGGCGTAATAGATTTCTCCGACTATTCAGACGCCCTGGAAAAAGTTCGTCCTGATGTCGTATTCGTATGTTCGCCTCCCGTATACCACGTTCAACAGACAAGGGAAGCGCTCCAGGCGGGTGCTCACGTGTTTGTGGAAAAACCCCTTTCCCACGATTTCAAGCATGTTGACGATCTCATTTTGGAAGCAAAAAATTCTCACCACATTGTGCAGGTCGGGTACAATTTGCGTTTTCATCCAGGGTTCCGTGAGACTGCTCGACTCCTTTCGGAAGGGCACATTGGCAGAGTATTGTACGCTTCGGCACATGTAGCGCAGTATCTGCCTGACTGGCGACCCTGGCAGGACTATCGTCTGAGCTACACTGCCAGGAAGGAACTCGGAGGCGGGATCATTCTCGATGCGTCTCACGAAATAGACTACATCATAGATCTCCTGAAGAAACCTGTTGCAGTGGCATGTATGGCCGGGACAGTAGGAGATCTCCAGGTGGATGTGGAAGATTGCGCGACAATTCTCTTGCGCTTCTCGAGCGGTGCTCAAGCTGATATTCACATGGATTTCCTGCAACGGGACTATGCGCGTTCCTGCAGGCTCGTCGGAGAAAAAGGAACCATCATATGGGACTACGGAGCCGCACAGGTGCGATTGTTCCGTTCCGACTCGGAGCAGTGGCAGACTATCGAGGTGTCCTGCGATCCGAATGACATGTATGTGGAAGAGGTGCGTGACTTTCTCGCCTGTATTTTGCAAGGAAGGAATCCCCTTGTGGGACTCGAACAGGCCGCTCTGGTGTTGAAAACAGCACTGGCGGCCAAATCAGCAGCGGAAAAAGGTATTATGGAAAAACTGCAATGA
- the pseC gene encoding UDP-4-amino-4,6-dideoxy-N-acetyl-beta-L-altrosamine transaminase, with product MIPYGRQWIDEEDIQAVVDVLRSDWLTTGPVVKEFERAIAAKTGTRHAVVVSSGTAALHAIMYGLGIGLGDEVIVPAMTFAATANVVVYQGGIPVFADVKQEDLLLDASEVVAKINPRTKAIVAVDYAGQPADYDALRQVALNGSLFLVADACHALGAKYKGVSVGYLADATAFSFHPVKHVTTGEGGAVCTNDPVMYARMNAFRNHGITTDHKQRMDAGSWYYEMTDLGYNYRLTDFQCALGLSQLKKLDSWIARRRQIADMYTAALAGIVGVEPLGTSPDGVHSYHLYVVRIKAEKLGFGRDYVFRQLREQGIGVNVHYIPVHLHPFYRKRFGTGPGLCPVAEKAYDEILSLPMFPRMTDQDVQEVIVALSKVLKR from the coding sequence ATGATTCCCTACGGGCGGCAGTGGATCGATGAAGAAGATATTCAAGCAGTCGTGGACGTGCTTCGTTCGGACTGGCTTACCACCGGCCCTGTTGTCAAGGAATTCGAGCGCGCGATTGCAGCGAAGACAGGAACACGGCATGCAGTAGTCGTCAGCAGTGGAACCGCCGCTTTGCACGCGATCATGTACGGTCTCGGGATCGGTCTCGGAGATGAAGTCATAGTTCCAGCCATGACGTTCGCTGCAACTGCCAATGTGGTGGTGTACCAGGGAGGAATCCCAGTTTTTGCGGACGTGAAGCAAGAAGACCTTCTCCTGGATGCTTCAGAAGTGGTAGCCAAGATAAATCCGCGGACCAAAGCGATCGTTGCGGTAGACTATGCAGGTCAACCAGCGGATTATGACGCACTCAGGCAAGTCGCTCTCAACGGCAGCCTCTTTCTGGTTGCGGATGCCTGCCATGCTCTCGGTGCGAAATACAAGGGCGTTTCCGTCGGCTACCTCGCTGATGCCACTGCTTTCAGCTTTCATCCGGTCAAGCATGTGACCACTGGTGAAGGCGGTGCGGTGTGCACGAACGATCCCGTCATGTACGCGCGCATGAATGCATTCCGAAATCACGGAATAACGACCGATCACAAACAGCGTATGGATGCCGGCTCGTGGTACTACGAAATGACCGATCTCGGGTACAATTACCGCCTGACCGACTTTCAATGTGCTCTGGGATTGAGCCAATTGAAGAAACTTGATAGCTGGATCGCACGGAGAAGACAGATTGCGGACATGTACACTGCAGCTTTGGCAGGAATTGTGGGCGTGGAACCACTCGGCACGTCTCCTGATGGCGTGCATTCATATCACCTGTACGTGGTCAGGATCAAAGCGGAGAAGCTAGGGTTTGGCAGGGATTACGTTTTTCGGCAACTGCGGGAACAGGGCATAGGAGTGAACGTGCATTATATTCCCGTTCACCTGCATCCCTTTTATCGAAAAAGATTCGGCACCGGACCGGGATTGTGTCCCGTAGCGGAGAAAGCATACGACGAAATTCTCTCTCTCCCGATGTTTCCACGCATGACGGACCAGGACGTGCAGGAAGTCATTGTAGCGCTCTCCAAGGTGTTAAAGAGATGA
- the pseB gene encoding UDP-N-acetylglucosamine 4,6-dehydratase (inverting) — MALNDKVVLVTGGTGSFGKKFTRIALKDYAPKKIIIFSRDEYKQHEMRTSGFDDERLRYFLGDVRDSDRLRRALDGVDIVIHAAALKHVPACEYNPIEAVRTNVIGAANLIEASIDRGVEKVLALSTDKAAAPVNLYGATKLCSDKLFVAGNSYSGVHKTRFSVVRYGNVIGSRGSVVPLFVKLSATGTLPVTDPNMTRFWLSLDQGVHFVLDCLDFMEGGEIFVPKIPSMSIMNLVQAIGPDCEVKIIGIRPGEKIHEVLIPEDDARNTLAFKDKFVILPAFRPQIAETYASKNGGSPCPEGFRYSSDSNTDWLSVEQMRELLQNDGSQD, encoded by the coding sequence ATGGCACTCAATGACAAAGTCGTCCTCGTTACCGGAGGAACCGGTTCTTTCGGTAAAAAGTTCACCCGAATCGCACTGAAAGATTATGCTCCGAAGAAAATCATAATCTTCAGCCGCGATGAATACAAACAGCATGAAATGCGTACGAGCGGCTTTGATGACGAAAGGCTGCGCTACTTCCTCGGCGACGTCAGGGACAGTGACCGGCTCAGAAGGGCACTGGACGGCGTCGATATTGTCATTCATGCAGCAGCTCTCAAACATGTTCCTGCATGTGAATACAATCCCATCGAGGCAGTCAGAACCAATGTCATCGGCGCAGCGAATCTTATTGAGGCGTCAATAGATCGTGGCGTCGAAAAGGTTTTGGCGTTGAGCACCGATAAAGCAGCCGCACCCGTGAATCTTTATGGTGCAACCAAGCTGTGCTCGGACAAGCTCTTTGTGGCAGGCAACAGCTATTCCGGAGTCCACAAAACCAGATTCAGCGTAGTCAGATACGGAAATGTTATCGGCAGCAGGGGAAGCGTAGTCCCACTGTTCGTGAAACTCAGCGCCACAGGAACGCTCCCGGTCACAGATCCGAATATGACACGCTTTTGGCTCAGTTTGGACCAGGGAGTGCATTTTGTTCTCGATTGCCTGGATTTCATGGAGGGCGGAGAGATATTCGTTCCGAAAATCCCCAGTATGAGCATCATGAATCTTGTACAGGCGATCGGTCCGGATTGTGAAGTGAAAATCATCGGGATCAGGCCGGGCGAGAAAATTCATGAAGTGCTCATTCCGGAAGATGATGCCCGTAATACTCTGGCATTTAAAGACAAATTTGTGATTCTGCCTGCTTTCAGACCGCAGATCGCTGAGACGTACGCATCGAAAAACGGCGGCTCGCCGTGTCCTGAAGGATTCAGATATTCGAGTGACAGCAATACGGATTGGCTCTCTGTAGAGCAAATGAGAGAATTGCTCCAAAACGACGGTTCCCAGGACTAA
- a CDS encoding IS1182 family transposase encodes MGKQIRADYEQILMFPPSVEDWVAKDHPARFIRDFVDSLDLSELGIEVPDSDTGRPPYAPDLLLKVWLFGYFNRIRSTRKLEKGCLENMGLIWLTGMNAPDHNSLWRFFKANKKSLRHLFRQSIRVALKADLIGLALHAVDGTKIQAVSSNDKARGREHLERFLESVSERLDRTIADAMTEIERAEREETGEYRLPQSMQDGLKRKQRIQEALKELDESDKKSVHPSEPEARFMKNRRTKDLSYNAQAVADQKSGLIVAADVVTDGADNGQLVPMLDKVKENLGAVAEENVADGGYFSSGQIGLAHEREYGILIGKSSGEIVSERGADEDLYHRSRFVFDQERDCFICPEGRLLPFHQRKINGKNHNEVRRYHCKDFLTCPNRWKCSKSKNGRLIDLSVYEAALERHRSKREKPENKERLKTRKKIIEPPFAWIKSALSFRRWTVAGIDNVKAQWDLICTTINLRKLYHHWVSGEVAFT; translated from the coding sequence ATGGGCAAACAGATCCGGGCCGATTACGAACAGATCTTGATGTTTCCGCCGTCAGTGGAAGACTGGGTGGCTAAGGATCACCCGGCGCGCTTTATCCGAGATTTCGTGGATTCCTTGGATCTGTCCGAGTTGGGAATCGAGGTTCCCGACAGCGATACAGGACGTCCTCCGTATGCGCCAGATCTTCTGTTGAAGGTGTGGCTTTTCGGATACTTCAATCGGATCAGGAGTACCCGTAAGCTTGAGAAGGGTTGCCTTGAGAATATGGGGCTGATTTGGCTGACGGGGATGAATGCTCCGGATCATAATTCCTTATGGCGATTCTTCAAGGCGAACAAGAAATCATTGAGGCATCTGTTCAGACAGTCGATTCGTGTTGCTCTGAAGGCCGATCTGATCGGTCTAGCTCTTCATGCCGTGGACGGGACCAAGATCCAAGCCGTCTCATCCAACGACAAGGCTCGGGGTCGTGAGCACCTGGAGAGGTTTCTGGAAAGTGTTTCGGAGAGATTGGACCGCACGATTGCCGATGCGATGACTGAGATAGAGAGAGCCGAGCGGGAAGAGACCGGTGAGTATCGCCTTCCGCAGTCCATGCAAGACGGATTGAAACGGAAACAGCGGATACAAGAGGCTCTGAAGGAGTTGGATGAATCGGACAAGAAGTCAGTTCACCCTTCGGAACCGGAAGCTCGCTTTATGAAGAATCGCCGGACCAAAGACTTGTCGTACAACGCTCAGGCGGTTGCCGACCAAAAGAGCGGCCTTATCGTGGCCGCAGATGTGGTCACGGATGGGGCCGACAACGGGCAATTGGTCCCCATGCTCGACAAGGTGAAAGAGAATCTGGGCGCTGTGGCAGAGGAAAATGTGGCGGACGGGGGATATTTTTCCTCAGGGCAGATAGGTCTGGCCCATGAGCGAGAATACGGCATTCTTATCGGGAAATCGTCAGGGGAAATTGTTTCCGAGAGAGGTGCGGATGAGGATCTCTATCACCGATCCCGGTTCGTCTTTGATCAGGAGCGTGATTGCTTCATATGCCCTGAAGGGCGCTTGTTGCCTTTTCATCAGCGGAAAATTAACGGCAAGAACCACAATGAGGTTCGCAGGTATCACTGCAAGGATTTTCTAACGTGTCCCAATCGCTGGAAATGCTCCAAGAGCAAGAACGGACGCCTCATAGACCTCAGCGTTTACGAGGCGGCCCTAGAACGACACCGCAGCAAGAGGGAAAAACCAGAGAACAAAGAGCGCCTGAAGACTCGAAAGAAGATTATCGAGCCACCGTTTGCCTGGATCAAGAGCGCATTAAGCTTTCGGCGATGGACCGTGGCCGGAATCGACAACGTAAAGGCCCAGTGGGACCTTATTTGCACGACCATAAATCTCAGGAAGCTCTACCACCATTGGGTATCCGGCGAGGTGGCATTCACGTAA
- a CDS encoding acetyltransferase: protein MAQEIFLFGAGGHAKVVLDIIEKQGLYQVVSIFDDNDSLENKGFCGYRIAGGRSRLLSARDSFGITTGIVAVGDNVNRMELASWMNRSGFDLISAVHPSCQIGHGVHIGSNTVVMAGTVINSDSYIGNSVVVNTAASIDHDCSIGDGVHIGPGCRLCGNVSVGSGTLLGVGTVVIPGIRIGERSIVGAGSVVVKDIPDGVTATGTPCTITTSR, encoded by the coding sequence ATGGCACAAGAAATCTTCTTATTCGGGGCAGGCGGACACGCCAAAGTTGTCCTGGACATCATCGAAAAGCAGGGCCTGTACCAGGTCGTTTCCATATTTGACGACAACGATTCCCTGGAGAATAAAGGATTCTGCGGATATCGCATTGCCGGCGGGAGAAGCAGGCTTCTCTCGGCCCGCGATTCTTTTGGGATCACAACGGGTATCGTTGCAGTAGGAGACAATGTAAACCGTATGGAACTGGCTTCCTGGATGAATAGGAGTGGTTTCGATCTCATCAGCGCTGTTCACCCTTCATGTCAGATCGGACACGGCGTGCACATTGGAAGCAACACGGTCGTAATGGCAGGAACCGTCATTAATTCGGACAGCTACATCGGCAACAGCGTTGTCGTCAATACAGCGGCAAGCATCGATCATGATTGCTCAATCGGGGACGGAGTCCATATCGGGCCGGGATGTCGTTTGTGCGGAAATGTTTCTGTCGGATCAGGTACTCTTCTGGGAGTAGGAACGGTCGTCATACCAGGGATTCGCATCGGGGAACGTTCGATCGTCGGCGCAGGTTCGGTGGTAGTGAAGGATATTCCGGACGGAGTGACTGCAACAGGAACACCGTGTACGATCACCACCTCGCGATAA
- a CDS encoding DegT/DnrJ/EryC1/StrS family aminotransferase, which produces MERIVETFQQSYDFGAVTLGKVTAALEERTAEFTQTAHALAVSSCTSGLMLAFAAMEFPEASEVIVPSFTFAATVQAIVWNRLTPVYVDCLPGTFAIDPDQVRRALSPRTAAICPVTIYGLPPDFNELQQISSQHGLPMICDSAQGLGSTYKGKPSGGFGTCEVFSLSPTKVITAIEGGLITTDDSEFADKLRMMRDYGKGPGGEEMVLNGLSARMSELHASVGLLSLENARNLVDARLRLIETYRHRTKNLRGCRVQEFPGDRTSSGNYFTLLIGPKAKKDRDAVRAELRAANIESKRYFFPPVHEQPALKRVPHRIVGDLRNTIAASQESLALPLFSHMTEEQQQRVCDCLVSVLG; this is translated from the coding sequence ATGGAAAGGATTGTCGAGACATTCCAACAATCGTACGATTTCGGGGCAGTTACGCTCGGGAAAGTCACGGCCGCTCTTGAAGAGCGCACGGCAGAATTCACGCAAACGGCCCATGCCCTTGCAGTTTCAAGCTGCACATCGGGTCTCATGCTTGCTTTCGCAGCTATGGAGTTTCCCGAAGCTTCGGAGGTAATCGTCCCCTCTTTCACCTTTGCTGCCACGGTCCAGGCTATTGTCTGGAATCGGCTCACCCCTGTATATGTCGATTGCCTGCCGGGCACGTTCGCTATCGATCCGGATCAGGTGAGAAGAGCGTTGAGTCCGCGTACTGCAGCAATCTGCCCTGTTACTATCTACGGATTGCCTCCGGATTTTAACGAGTTGCAGCAAATATCCTCACAGCATGGGTTACCCATGATTTGTGACTCCGCGCAGGGGCTCGGTTCCACGTACAAAGGAAAACCTTCGGGGGGATTCGGTACGTGTGAAGTCTTTTCCCTCAGCCCCACAAAAGTGATCACTGCAATCGAAGGCGGACTGATCACTACGGACGACAGTGAATTTGCAGACAAACTCAGGATGATGCGAGACTACGGCAAGGGTCCGGGCGGGGAAGAGATGGTCCTGAATGGGCTTTCTGCTCGGATGAGCGAGCTGCATGCCTCTGTGGGATTGCTCAGTCTGGAAAATGCGCGGAATCTCGTGGACGCTCGGCTCCGATTGATAGAGACATACAGACACCGGACCAAAAACCTTAGGGGCTGTAGAGTTCAGGAATTTCCTGGAGATCGCACTTCCAGCGGCAACTATTTCACCCTGCTCATAGGGCCGAAGGCAAAGAAGGACAGGGATGCGGTCCGTGCGGAACTCCGAGCGGCCAATATCGAGAGCAAACGCTACTTTTTCCCGCCCGTTCACGAGCAGCCGGCCTTGAAGCGAGTTCCTCATCGGATTGTGGGGGATCTGCGCAACACAATAGCTGCATCACAGGAATCTCTTGCATTGCCGCTCTTTTCTCACATGACGGAAGAGCAGCAACAGCGAGTTTGTGATTGTCTCGTTTCGGTTCTCGGATAG
- a CDS encoding ArnT family glycosyltransferase, with translation MVNYIPGKEQPFLDAVSRHWKIVFLLALGFFHVILTLTILPAHLSIDEAIYHMMARDFPARGLEVFTGYPEYSSREMLHQFMRVYSGRTFSQYPYLYPVLTTPWYFVFGFYGLFLINSFAFAGVVLLVYLLARDLFSDNDLAANSCLVFVLGTYAWEYSQAAWPHMTALLFTTTAFYLAVKSYNSENTSHRLLLALTAGLVAGFAPGIRLDTILVLGAILMIFLLSRPWRPLETIAVAAGSLPGLAVLSWTNSIKFGTFNPLSYGTPLDGYVPTVPWVLAGAGLSGLVLLWILTRSPVTRFLKQHWGYALGGICLAALLVLVIPHTRTMVLQVSVGMLMMVVDLRFRDPAIIEQALRTTSSGAIVYILGLKKSLIQSLPYLTAALWIPVFRILRGSSETRSLLILFVVPILLGAFFGFTRDHGGLCLNLRFFLAALPFTSILTAFALRTISTEWSVPDGPMVWISAIGLGAAVFFLFVGRNVMDVEALELPLLNLPLILATTLLILVIGGDLLKGTLGSFVRHTAFVILAISLTWASLTAFFYDYPLHSRQRAVNYEMGEKVLPLIPDDSVFFTAPFIDPFLKLVEKPRLRIGFPGRDRFADFPKIVEFYLKSHKRVFAAFPEGFWNELTRGPLSQFSINPLLSMPGCIVAEITASKAD, from the coding sequence TTGGTGAATTATATTCCGGGGAAAGAACAGCCTTTCTTGGATGCTGTTTCTCGACACTGGAAGATCGTCTTCCTCCTTGCCTTGGGATTCTTCCACGTTATTCTTACGTTAACGATTCTACCCGCTCATCTCAGCATAGATGAGGCCATCTATCACATGATGGCTCGCGATTTTCCCGCGAGAGGCCTGGAAGTATTCACGGGTTATCCGGAATATTCCTCCCGGGAAATGCTGCATCAGTTTATGCGAGTTTATTCCGGGAGAACCTTCAGTCAGTATCCTTATCTCTACCCCGTGCTCACAACACCATGGTACTTTGTCTTCGGCTTTTACGGTCTGTTCCTCATCAATTCCTTCGCATTTGCAGGAGTTGTTCTCCTCGTATATCTTCTAGCCCGAGACCTGTTCAGCGACAACGATCTGGCAGCAAATTCATGCCTCGTTTTCGTTTTGGGAACCTACGCCTGGGAATACTCGCAAGCGGCTTGGCCCCACATGACCGCTCTCCTTTTCACCACAACGGCTTTTTATCTAGCTGTGAAGTCTTATAATTCCGAAAATACGTCTCATCGGCTGTTGTTGGCTCTCACAGCAGGATTAGTGGCGGGGTTTGCGCCCGGAATTCGACTGGATACAATTCTAGTTCTCGGCGCAATTCTCATGATTTTTCTCTTGAGCCGCCCATGGCGTCCGCTGGAAACCATTGCGGTTGCCGCTGGCAGCCTTCCCGGGCTAGCTGTCCTATCCTGGACCAACTCCATAAAATTCGGCACATTCAACCCTCTGTCGTATGGTACTCCCTTAGATGGCTATGTTCCCACCGTGCCATGGGTACTGGCAGGTGCAGGATTGTCGGGGCTTGTTCTTCTCTGGATCTTGACTCGGTCGCCGGTCACTCGGTTCTTGAAACAGCACTGGGGATATGCTCTAGGAGGAATCTGCCTGGCCGCACTCCTGGTGCTCGTCATCCCTCACACGAGGACAATGGTGCTGCAGGTTTCCGTCGGTATGCTCATGATGGTCGTGGATCTTCGTTTTCGTGATCCCGCGATTATCGAGCAGGCGCTGCGAACCACCTCCAGCGGAGCCATCGTATACATACTGGGGCTGAAGAAATCTCTGATACAGAGTCTCCCTTATTTGACGGCAGCGCTCTGGATTCCGGTTTTTCGCATTTTACGGGGTAGTTCCGAAACACGCTCCCTCCTGATTCTCTTCGTCGTTCCCATTTTGCTCGGTGCTTTCTTTGGGTTCACCAGGGATCATGGAGGCTTGTGTCTCAATCTGCGTTTCTTTCTTGCCGCATTACCCTTTACGTCCATACTGACCGCATTTGCTCTTCGCACAATCAGCACCGAATGGAGCGTTCCTGACGGTCCTATGGTCTGGATCTCGGCAATCGGCCTTGGTGCAGCAGTGTTTTTTCTGTTCGTGGGACGCAATGTTATGGATGTGGAAGCGCTGGAACTGCCTCTGTTGAATCTTCCTTTGATCCTGGCAACTACGTTATTGATACTGGTCATCGGTGGAGACTTGCTAAAAGGAACGCTCGGCTCTTTTGTGCGGCATACGGCTTTTGTTATTCTTGCCATAAGTTTGACATGGGCTTCGCTGACAGCGTTCTTCTACGATTATCCCTTGCATTCGAGACAACGAGCAGTGAATTATGAGATGGGAGAAAAAGTGCTTCCATTGATTCCGGACGACTCTGTTTTCTTCACTGCTCCGTTTATAGACCCATTCTTGAAACTGGTGGAAAAGCCTCGGCTCAGAATTGGCTTTCCGGGTCGCGATAGGTTTGCAGATTTTCCCAAAATTGTGGAATTCTACCTGAAGTCCCACAAGCGGGTTTTTGCAGCCTTTCCGGAGGGCTTCTGGAATGAGCTTACACGCGGGCCGCTTTCGCAGTTTTCCATTAACCCGCTGCTTTCGATGCCGGGATGCATTGTGGCCGAGATTACAGCGTCGAAAGCAGATTGA
- a CDS encoding PilZ domain-containing protein, with protein MDLKREIEAKDLIFDIRTGMTDAQLMEKYRLTYKGLRSALKKLLNVQAISPEELYERFPLYEVITAEDMKELVKGPLAMPLPVYESNDPDGKGQVRNISEQGVGIRGLASKVGETKHLVLDPTELASIDLISFYAQCRWVKKKSSGEYVAGFEIIRISREGFQDLKKIIRLLESK; from the coding sequence ATGGATCTTAAAAGAGAGATTGAGGCTAAGGATCTGATTTTTGATATTCGCACCGGAATGACCGATGCACAACTCATGGAGAAATACCGCCTGACCTACAAAGGGTTACGCAGCGCTCTGAAGAAGTTGCTGAACGTTCAGGCCATCAGCCCGGAAGAGTTGTACGAGCGGTTTCCTCTATATGAAGTGATAACAGCCGAAGACATGAAGGAGCTTGTGAAAGGGCCCCTGGCAATGCCTTTGCCGGTATATGAATCGAACGATCCCGATGGCAAAGGGCAAGTCAGAAACATTTCCGAGCAGGGTGTAGGCATAAGAGGGCTGGCATCGAAAGTGGGGGAGACCAAGCATCTGGTTCTAGACCCTACAGAATTAGCTTCCATTGATTTGATCTCATTCTATGCCCAATGCAGATGGGTGAAAAAGAAATCGTCCGGAGAGTACGTTGCCGGTTTCGAGATAATCAGAATTTCGAGAGAAGGGTTTCAGGATCTGAAAAAGATAATCCGACTCCTGGAATCGAAATAA